From Streptomyces durmitorensis, a single genomic window includes:
- a CDS encoding FAD-dependent oxidoreductase, translated as MRRQRSVDVLVVGAGPAGLAAAARLAASGAGTVEVLERDARAGGVPRHCHHGGFGRWGVTGPQYAESLVEAALGGGAAVRTGVSATGWAGPLCLETTGPHGLERITARAVVLATGARERPRSARLVPGTRPAGVLTTGELQQAVHVYGQEIGTRAVVVGAEPVSYAALSALRRAGVEVAALVTEETRAQVGRARAASTRLGVAWVPLLTGAVVTELLGRGRLSGVRLRRRDGRESVLACDTVVFTGDFVPDHELARRGGVLLDPGTRGPAVDGSFRTASPGVFAVGNGVHAVEPARVAAGEGARVAEAVRGHLGGAGWPSGGVPVVAETPLRWVAPNRLVPGAAGGRFILRTAEALGCPVLVVLQDGRCLHRQRVRRRVLPNQGLYLSGGWVGKVDAGGGPVRVVVG; from the coding sequence TTGAGACGGCAGCGGAGTGTGGACGTCCTCGTCGTCGGCGCGGGCCCCGCGGGGCTCGCGGCAGCCGCGCGCCTCGCCGCCTCGGGTGCGGGCACGGTGGAGGTCCTGGAGCGCGACGCGCGGGCCGGCGGGGTGCCGCGCCACTGCCACCACGGAGGGTTCGGGCGGTGGGGGGTGACGGGGCCGCAGTACGCGGAGAGCCTCGTCGAGGCCGCGCTCGGCGGTGGAGCGGCGGTGCGGACCGGGGTGAGTGCCACCGGGTGGGCGGGTCCGCTCTGCCTGGAAACGACGGGTCCGCACGGCCTGGAGCGGATCACCGCGCGCGCCGTGGTCCTGGCCACGGGCGCACGGGAGCGGCCACGGTCGGCGCGGCTCGTGCCGGGGACACGCCCGGCGGGGGTGCTGACCACGGGGGAGTTGCAGCAGGCGGTCCACGTCTACGGGCAGGAGATCGGGACCAGGGCGGTCGTCGTGGGGGCGGAGCCGGTGAGCTACGCGGCGCTGTCCGCCCTGCGGCGCGCGGGGGTGGAGGTCGCCGCGCTCGTCACGGAGGAGACGCGGGCGCAGGTGGGCAGGGCGAGGGCCGCGTCGACCCGGCTCGGGGTCGCCTGGGTCCCGTTGCTCACCGGGGCGGTGGTGACCGAACTCCTGGGGCGTGGGCGGCTGTCGGGGGTCCGGCTGCGGCGGCGGGACGGGCGGGAGAGTGTGCTCGCCTGCGACACGGTGGTGTTCACCGGGGACTTCGTCCCCGACCACGAGCTGGCCCGGCGCGGAGGCGTGCTCCTGGACCCCGGCACACGGGGCCCCGCGGTGGACGGTTCGTTCCGCACGGCTTCGCCGGGTGTCTTCGCGGTGGGCAACGGGGTCCACGCGGTGGAGCCGGCGCGGGTGGCCGCGGGGGAGGGGGCGCGGGTCGCGGAGGCGGTGCGGGGGCATCTCGGGGGTGCGGGGTGGCCTTCCGGCGGGGTCCCGGTGGTGGCGGAGACCCCCCTCCGGTGGGTGGCACCGAACCGGCTCGTGCCCGGTGCCGCTGGGGGCCGCTTTATCCTGCGGACGGCGGAGGCGTTGGGGTGTCCTGTTCTGGTGGTGCTCCAGGACGGGCGGTGTCTGCACCGGCAGCGGGTGCGGCGGAGGGTTCTGCCCAACCAGGGGCTGTATCTCTCGGGGGGCTGGGTCGGGAAGGTCGATGCGGGTGGAGGGCCTGTGCGGGTCGTGGTCGGCTAG
- a CDS encoding FAD-dependent oxidoreductase: protein MTVTTKGPLPSEPYDVTVVGAGVVGSAIARELAGHHRLRVALVEASGDVGDGTSKANTAILHTGFDAVPGSLESRLVREGQRLLAAYAAESGIPVEPVGALLVAWDEEQLAALPGLLEKAEANGYNGARIIDADEVRSREPHLGEGALGALDVPGESIICPWTTTLAYATQAVRGGVDLHLNCEVERVGSWESPPAPAPAPPPDSDSDSDSASSGGSVCHELTTSRGAVRTRYLINAAGLHADVLDRRLLGRGEFTVTPRRGQLIVFDKLARDLVRHILLPVPTALGKGVLVAPTVYGNVLLGPTAEELDDKRATGTTEDGLAGLRAKGRRILPALLDEEVTAVYAGLRAATEHDDYQIHSSPEARYITVGGIRSTGLTASMAIAEYVVGLLADAAGPDLDLTVAGDLDPVGMPNLGEAFPRPYQRADLIATDSAYGSIICHCERVTRGEIRDALISTVPPGSLEGLRRRTRARGGRCQGFYCGAAVRELFDGWGESGAAC, encoded by the coding sequence ATGACCGTCACCACCAAGGGGCCGCTGCCGTCCGAGCCCTATGACGTGACCGTCGTCGGCGCCGGGGTGGTCGGCTCCGCCATCGCTCGCGAACTGGCAGGACACCACCGCCTCCGTGTCGCCCTGGTCGAAGCCTCCGGCGACGTGGGCGACGGCACGTCCAAGGCCAACACCGCGATCCTGCACACCGGTTTCGACGCGGTACCGGGCTCCCTGGAGTCCCGCCTCGTACGCGAGGGGCAGCGCCTGCTCGCCGCGTACGCCGCCGAGTCCGGCATCCCCGTCGAACCGGTCGGCGCGCTGCTCGTCGCCTGGGACGAGGAACAACTGGCAGCACTTCCAGGCCTGTTGGAGAAGGCGGAGGCCAACGGATACAACGGCGCCCGGATCATCGACGCGGACGAGGTCCGCTCCCGCGAGCCCCACCTGGGTGAGGGCGCGCTGGGCGCGCTCGACGTCCCCGGCGAGTCGATCATCTGCCCCTGGACGACGACGCTGGCGTACGCCACCCAGGCCGTGCGGGGAGGAGTGGACCTGCACCTCAACTGCGAGGTGGAGAGGGTCGGTTCATGGGAGTCGCCACCGGCACCGGCACCGGCACCGCCACCGGACTCGGACTCGGATTCGGACTCGGCATCGTCGGGAGGCTCCGTCTGCCATGAACTGACCACGTCCCGTGGTGCCGTACGCACCCGCTACCTCATCAACGCCGCGGGTCTGCACGCCGACGTACTCGACCGGCGGCTGCTCGGGCGTGGCGAGTTCACGGTGACCCCGCGCCGCGGCCAGCTCATCGTCTTCGACAAGCTCGCCCGTGACCTGGTCCGCCACATCCTCCTGCCGGTGCCGACGGCGCTCGGCAAGGGTGTGCTGGTCGCGCCGACCGTGTACGGGAACGTCCTTCTGGGCCCCACCGCCGAGGAGTTGGACGACAAGAGGGCGACGGGAACGACGGAGGACGGCCTCGCAGGACTGCGCGCCAAGGGCCGACGCATCCTGCCCGCGTTGCTCGACGAGGAGGTCACCGCGGTCTACGCGGGGCTGCGGGCGGCCACCGAGCACGACGACTACCAGATCCACAGTTCCCCCGAGGCGCGGTACATCACCGTCGGCGGCATCCGGTCCACGGGGCTCACCGCGTCGATGGCGATCGCGGAGTACGTCGTCGGCCTGCTCGCCGACGCCGCGGGCCCCGACCTCGACCTGACGGTGGCCGGAGACCTGGACCCCGTCGGCATGCCGAACCTCGGGGAGGCGTTCCCCCGGCCCTACCAGCGCGCCGACCTCATCGCGACCGACTCCGCGTACGGCAGCATCATCTGCCACTGCGAGCGCGTGACCCGAGGCGAGATCAGGGACGCCCTCATCAGCACCGTGCCGCCCGGTTCGCTGGAAGGCCTGCGGCGCCGGACACGGGCGCGGGGCGGGCGCTGCCAGGGGTTCTACTGCGGGGCCGCGGTGCGTGAACTGTTCGACGGCTGGGGCGAGTCGGGGGCGGCGTGTTGA
- a CDS encoding FGGY family carbohydrate kinase yields MITNGRGPRGEAVLAIDQGTSGTKALVLCPERGVIGSGAAPVRPRHLPGGRVEVDPAALLASVVDAGRRALADAGEPVAAVGLANQGETVLAWDPDSGRPLTEAIVWQDRRAEPLCAELAPYADELTHLTGLPLDPYFAAPKMAWIRRHLTREGVVTTSDAWLIHQLTGEFVTDAATAGRTQLLDLDDVAWSPRALDVFGLADERLPRVVDAAGPVGTTKAFGPELPLTGLLVDQQAALLAQDVTEPGTAKCTYGTGAFLLAQTGSRPRRGGSGLVSCVAWRLAGESSYCLDGQVYTAASAVRWLTDLGVIEGAADLDLVGSSVPDTAGVTFVPALAGLAAPWWRGDLRGSITGLGLDTAPGHLVRALCEGIAAQVASLADAVTADLGEPLTSLRVDGGLTRSALLMQTQADLLQLPVEVSALPDVTALGVGAVARMGIDPKLTVRDAVSRWRPATVYEPKIDATQAAERLGGFRSAVASLLDRAPAPSS; encoded by the coding sequence GTGATCACGAATGGCAGAGGACCGCGCGGCGAGGCTGTCCTCGCCATCGACCAGGGCACGTCCGGCACGAAGGCTCTCGTCCTCTGTCCGGAACGCGGCGTGATCGGCTCCGGCGCCGCTCCCGTACGCCCGCGCCATCTCCCCGGCGGCCGGGTCGAGGTGGATCCGGCGGCGCTCCTCGCCTCGGTCGTCGACGCGGGACGCCGCGCCCTGGCCGACGCGGGGGAGCCGGTGGCCGCGGTCGGCCTCGCCAACCAGGGCGAGACGGTGCTCGCCTGGGACCCCGATTCCGGCCGCCCGCTGACCGAGGCCATCGTCTGGCAGGACCGGCGTGCGGAGCCGCTGTGCGCGGAACTCGCCCCGTACGCGGATGAGTTGACCCACCTGACGGGGCTCCCCCTCGACCCCTACTTCGCAGCGCCCAAGATGGCGTGGATACGCCGCCACCTCACCCGGGAGGGCGTCGTCACCACCAGCGACGCCTGGCTGATCCATCAACTCACCGGAGAGTTCGTCACGGACGCGGCGACCGCCGGCCGCACCCAGCTCCTCGACCTGGACGACGTCGCGTGGTCGCCGCGCGCCCTGGACGTCTTCGGTCTCGCCGACGAGCGGCTGCCGCGCGTCGTCGACGCGGCGGGCCCGGTGGGCACGACCAAGGCCTTCGGCCCCGAACTCCCGCTGACCGGACTCCTCGTGGACCAGCAGGCCGCGCTGCTCGCCCAGGACGTGACCGAACCGGGAACCGCCAAGTGCACGTACGGCACCGGGGCGTTCCTGCTCGCCCAGACCGGCTCCCGGCCACGCAGGGGCGGCTCCGGCCTGGTCAGCTGTGTCGCCTGGCGACTCGCGGGCGAGAGCAGCTACTGCCTCGACGGACAGGTCTACACGGCCGCGTCCGCCGTCCGCTGGCTCACGGACCTCGGGGTGATCGAAGGGGCCGCCGACCTCGACCTCGTGGGCTCGTCGGTGCCCGACACGGCCGGTGTCACCTTCGTGCCCGCGCTCGCCGGGCTCGCGGCGCCCTGGTGGCGCGGCGACCTGCGCGGCTCGATCACCGGCCTCGGCCTCGACACCGCTCCCGGTCATCTGGTGCGCGCCCTGTGCGAGGGCATCGCGGCCCAGGTCGCATCGCTCGCCGACGCCGTGACCGCCGACCTGGGCGAGCCCCTGACGAGCCTGCGCGTCGACGGCGGCCTGACCCGCTCGGCCCTCCTGATGCAGACCCAGGCCGACCTGCTCCAACTCCCGGTCGAGGTATCGGCGTTGCCCGATGTGACCGCCCTGGGCGTGGGTGCGGTAGCACGCATGGGCATCGATCCGAAGCTCACGGTGCGGGACGCGGTCTCCCGGTGGCGGCCCGCCACCGTGTACGAGCCGAAGATCGACGCCACGCAGGCCGCCGAGCGCCTCGGCGGCTTCCGCTCGGCGGTCGCGTCGCTCCTGGACCGCGCGCCCGCGCCGTCGTCATGA
- a CDS encoding amino acid permease, whose protein sequence is MSRTTWSSPSSTDAPLPDEEQRLRELGYQPVLARRMGGFGNFAISFSVISILSGCMTLYGFGLGTGGPAVMLWGWAGVGLFVLFVGLALAEVTSAYPTSGALYYMADRLGGRRWGWYTGWLNLLGLLGAIAGIDYGAALFTGAFLNLKFGFTPTPEKTFLIFLCILLLHAVLNLFNVRLVSLLNSISVWWHVAGVAVIVGVLAIVPDHHQSPGFVFGEFVNNTGWDNPLYVTAIGLLLAQYTFCGYDASAHLSEETSNASVSAARGIVRAIWASWIAGFILLAGLTFAIQDYAGTVGTDTGVPPAQIMIDAIGESGATALLLIVIVAQLFCGNAETAAASRMVFAFSRDNALPGSKIWRKVSSRTQVPVPAVWLSVGLAAVIALPSLYSATAYTAVTAINVIGITPAYAIPIFLRLRAGDRFQPGPWNLGRWSKPIGWVAVIWVAFVTVLFCLPQASPVTVDTMNYASIALAVVLTLATVWWFVARRSYSTPSAYGSEREQAEIAEDII, encoded by the coding sequence GTGTCCCGCACCACCTGGTCGAGCCCATCATCGACCGACGCGCCACTGCCCGACGAGGAACAGAGGCTCAGGGAGCTCGGCTATCAGCCGGTCCTGGCACGCCGGATGGGCGGCTTCGGCAACTTCGCCATCAGCTTCTCGGTCATCTCGATCCTCTCCGGCTGCATGACCCTGTACGGCTTCGGGCTCGGCACGGGCGGCCCCGCCGTGATGCTCTGGGGCTGGGCGGGTGTCGGCCTCTTCGTGCTCTTCGTCGGCCTGGCGCTCGCCGAGGTCACCAGCGCGTACCCGACGTCGGGGGCGCTCTACTACATGGCCGACCGGCTCGGCGGGCGTCGCTGGGGCTGGTACACGGGCTGGTTGAACCTGCTCGGTCTCCTCGGCGCGATAGCGGGCATCGACTACGGCGCCGCGCTCTTCACCGGCGCGTTCCTGAACCTGAAGTTCGGCTTCACGCCGACGCCGGAGAAGACCTTCCTGATCTTCCTCTGCATCCTGCTGCTTCACGCCGTCCTGAACCTCTTCAACGTACGCCTGGTGAGCCTGCTCAACTCGATCAGCGTGTGGTGGCACGTGGCGGGCGTCGCCGTGATCGTGGGCGTCCTCGCGATCGTGCCCGACCACCACCAGTCGCCGGGGTTCGTCTTCGGCGAGTTCGTTAACAACACCGGCTGGGACAACCCGCTCTACGTCACGGCGATCGGTCTGCTCCTCGCCCAGTACACCTTCTGCGGGTACGACGCGTCCGCGCACCTGTCGGAGGAGACCTCCAACGCCTCGGTGTCGGCGGCGCGCGGCATCGTGCGTGCCATCTGGGCGTCGTGGATCGCCGGGTTCATTCTCTTGGCCGGGCTGACGTTCGCGATCCAGGACTACGCGGGCACGGTCGGCACCGACACCGGTGTGCCGCCCGCGCAGATCATGATCGACGCGATCGGTGAGTCCGGGGCGACGGCGCTGCTGCTCATCGTGATCGTGGCGCAGTTGTTCTGCGGCAACGCCGAGACGGCCGCCGCGAGCCGCATGGTCTTCGCGTTCAGCCGCGACAACGCGCTGCCCGGCTCGAAGATCTGGCGCAAGGTCAGCTCCCGCACCCAGGTCCCGGTGCCCGCGGTGTGGCTCTCGGTGGGCCTGGCCGCCGTCATCGCCCTGCCGTCCCTGTACTCGGCGACCGCGTACACGGCCGTGACCGCCATCAACGTCATCGGGATCACGCCCGCGTACGCCATCCCGATCTTCCTGAGGCTGCGGGCGGGCGACCGCTTCCAGCCGGGCCCGTGGAACCTGGGCCGCTGGAGCAAGCCGATCGGCTGGGTGGCCGTGATCTGGGTGGCGTTCGTGACGGTCCTGTTCTGCCTGCCGCAGGCTTCGCCGGTGACGGTCGACACGATGAACTACGCGTCGATCGCGCTCGCCGTGGTGCTGACCCTCGCCACGGTGTGGTGGTTCGTGGCGCGGCGCTCCTACAGCACTCCGTCGGCGTACGGGTCGGAGCGGGAGCAGGCGGAGATCGCGGAGGACATCATCTAG
- a CDS encoding GNAT family N-acetyltransferase, which yields MITESARITPDVVMRPVTLEDADGLARARLRSRAHLEPWEPTRPEDYFTSQAQAARLRAQLEECRAGRAAPWVLDREGDIVGSVTLSGIVLGPLRSGNLGYWIDVDHIGGGLATAAVMYACASADAELGLHRVEAGTLLDNVPSQRVLAKCGFEEFGVAPEFLHINGAWRDHRLFQRILNDRTP from the coding sequence ATGATCACCGAATCCGCCCGCATCACCCCGGACGTCGTCATGCGCCCCGTCACGCTGGAGGACGCGGACGGTCTCGCCCGCGCCCGCCTGCGCAGCCGCGCCCACCTGGAGCCGTGGGAACCCACCCGGCCCGAGGACTACTTCACCTCGCAGGCACAGGCCGCCCGGCTCCGTGCCCAGCTGGAGGAGTGCCGGGCGGGGCGGGCGGCTCCCTGGGTGCTCGACCGCGAGGGGGACATCGTCGGCTCGGTCACCCTGTCCGGCATCGTGCTTGGCCCCTTGCGCAGCGGAAACCTCGGCTACTGGATCGACGTGGACCACATCGGCGGCGGCCTCGCCACCGCCGCCGTCATGTACGCCTGCGCGTCCGCGGACGCCGAGCTCGGCCTGCACCGCGTCGAGGCGGGCACCCTCCTCGACAACGTGCCCTCGCAGCGGGTCCTCGCCAAGTGCGGCTTCGAGGAGTTCGGTGTCGCGCCGGAGTTCCTGCACATCAACGGCGCCTGGCGCGACCACCGGCTCTTCCAGCGGATCCTCAACGACCGCACCCCATGA
- a CDS encoding SDR family oxidoreductase translates to MQHHPVTVVTGGSRGIGAAIATRLAADGHHIALGYHADADAAEKTAAEVRATGASCVTVRMDTADEADVDRLFETAAAELGPVTGLVNNAGIGAPVGPLAQADAAAMRRALDVNVLGYLLCARRAIRDMTRTGAGGAGGGIVNISSAAATLGAPGEYVHYAAAKGAVDTMTVGLSKEVAPDGIRVNAVAPGVIWTEFHADPERPAKLAAGIPLGRAGQPEEIAAAVAWLLSDEASYASGTILRVAGGR, encoded by the coding sequence GTGCAGCACCACCCCGTCACGGTAGTGACCGGCGGCAGCCGCGGCATAGGCGCGGCCATCGCCACCCGCCTCGCCGCAGACGGCCACCACATCGCCCTCGGGTACCACGCCGACGCCGACGCCGCCGAAAAGACGGCTGCTGAAGTCCGCGCGACCGGCGCAAGCTGCGTCACCGTCCGCATGGACACCGCGGACGAGGCCGACGTCGACCGCCTCTTCGAGACCGCCGCCGCGGAGCTGGGCCCGGTCACGGGACTGGTGAACAACGCCGGGATCGGCGCCCCGGTGGGCCCCCTCGCCCAGGCCGACGCCGCCGCCATGCGCCGCGCGCTCGACGTGAACGTACTGGGCTATCTCCTCTGCGCCCGCCGCGCGATCCGCGACATGACGCGGACCGGCGCGGGCGGCGCCGGCGGCGGCATCGTGAACATCTCCTCCGCGGCGGCGACCCTCGGCGCCCCGGGCGAGTATGTCCACTACGCCGCCGCCAAGGGAGCCGTCGACACGATGACGGTCGGTCTGTCGAAGGAGGTCGCGCCGGACGGCATCCGCGTCAACGCCGTCGCTCCGGGCGTGATCTGGACCGAGTTCCACGCCGACCCCGAGCGCCCGGCGAAGCTCGCCGCGGGGATCCCGCTGGGACGCGCGGGCCAGCCGGAGGAGATCGCGGCGGCCGTCGCCTGGCTGCTCTCGGACGAGGCGTCCTACGCGAGCGGAACGATCCTGCGGGTGGCGGGCGGAAGGTGA
- a CDS encoding NAD(P)H-binding protein has product MQSNEPVLVTGAAGGQQGSTGRHVVRRLLERGEAVRAFVRTDDERAAALRKAGAEVVVGDLREVTDVLAAVRGVRRAFFTYPVTDGLLEATGAFAAAARREGLERVVEVSQLAASPDAGTPRMRQHWVAEEVFDWAGIGAVHLRAGVFFENLDFLVRAGGGRELVMPLGSLDTVLPLIAGEDVARVAAGLLAAPMPECPDPVVLLTGQVLTVGEVVETFGGGLKYVDASPEEWRERATSLYGDAHVVAHLDKLWELFRLIGAHHELYQVTETIERFGGREPGTLAEFVRGRRG; this is encoded by the coding sequence ATGCAGTCGAACGAACCGGTCCTCGTCACCGGAGCGGCGGGGGGACAGCAGGGTTCCACCGGCCGTCATGTGGTGCGGCGGCTCCTGGAGCGGGGCGAGGCGGTACGCGCGTTCGTGCGCACCGACGACGAACGCGCCGCCGCGCTGCGGAAGGCGGGCGCGGAGGTGGTCGTCGGCGACCTCCGCGAGGTCACGGACGTGCTCGCGGCCGTGCGGGGTGTGCGGCGCGCCTTCTTCACGTACCCGGTGACCGACGGCCTGCTGGAGGCAACCGGCGCCTTCGCGGCGGCGGCCCGGCGCGAGGGCCTCGAACGCGTCGTCGAGGTCTCCCAGCTGGCGGCGTCGCCGGACGCGGGCACACCTCGGATGCGGCAGCACTGGGTCGCCGAGGAGGTCTTCGACTGGGCGGGGATCGGGGCGGTGCATCTGCGGGCCGGGGTCTTCTTCGAGAACCTGGACTTCCTGGTCCGGGCGGGCGGCGGCCGCGAACTGGTGATGCCGCTCGGCTCCCTGGACACGGTGCTTCCGCTGATCGCGGGGGAGGACGTGGCGCGGGTGGCAGCGGGCCTGCTGGCGGCCCCGATGCCGGAGTGCCCCGATCCCGTGGTGCTCCTGACGGGACAGGTGCTGACGGTCGGCGAGGTGGTGGAGACGTTCGGCGGCGGCCTGAAGTACGTGGACGCGTCGCCGGAGGAATGGCGGGAGCGGGCGACGTCCCTGTACGGGGACGCGCACGTGGTGGCCCACCTGGACAAACTGTGGGAACTGTTCCGCCTGATCGGCGCGCACCACGAGCTGTATCAGGTGACGGAGACGATCGAGCGGTTCGGGGGGAGGGAACCGGGGACGCTGGCGGAGTTCGTACGGGGGCGTCGGGGCTGA
- a CDS encoding saccharopine dehydrogenase NADP-binding domain-containing protein → MTKPLFAIYGAYGHTGRLVASELLARDEELLLVGRDAAALRALADELDAGDRVRTRTAPVDDVAALREVMAAADVLIQCAGPFAVTGAPVATAAAEAGCHYVDHALEPHHVKAVFDTAQATAQRTGAVMVPGVSFYGGLGDLLAGAVSDGIAGIDRIVVAYAVNGWRLTTGAKNTATRLLAETERLTFSDGALHAGYVEPRNAVFPFPPPLGPRTMIAPFPSFETVTLPRHVPVRNIDLMLSTSAFEATDAFASEHIGAAERAGTDFTVAVQAMWEGGAAAGQLTGHDLWRAGALASVEAAVRIAEGRGPTKTGVLAPGEAFAAEEFLRELERQGAFTLTLRRGEDGGGERR, encoded by the coding sequence ATGACAAAACCGCTCTTCGCCATCTACGGAGCCTATGGCCACACCGGACGGCTCGTAGCCTCCGAACTACTCGCCAGAGATGAGGAGTTGCTCCTGGTGGGCCGCGACGCCGCTGCGTTGCGGGCGCTGGCCGACGAACTCGACGCGGGGGATCGAGTTCGGACCCGTACCGCCCCCGTGGACGACGTCGCGGCCCTGCGCGAGGTGATGGCGGCGGCCGACGTCCTCATCCAGTGCGCGGGCCCCTTCGCCGTCACCGGAGCACCCGTCGCCACCGCCGCGGCGGAAGCCGGCTGCCACTACGTCGACCACGCCCTCGAACCCCACCACGTGAAAGCGGTCTTCGACACCGCGCAGGCCACGGCGCAGCGCACCGGCGCCGTCATGGTCCCCGGCGTCAGCTTCTACGGAGGCCTCGGCGACCTCCTCGCGGGCGCGGTGTCGGACGGCATCGCGGGCATCGACCGGATCGTCGTCGCCTACGCCGTGAACGGCTGGCGCCTGACCACCGGAGCCAAGAACACCGCGACCCGCCTCCTGGCCGAGACCGAACGCCTCACCTTCAGCGACGGCGCCCTGCACGCGGGCTACGTCGAGCCGCGTAACGCCGTCTTCCCCTTCCCGCCGCCACTCGGTCCGCGCACGATGATCGCGCCGTTCCCGTCCTTCGAGACGGTGACCCTGCCGCGCCATGTCCCCGTCCGCAACATCGACTTGATGCTCAGCACGAGCGCCTTCGAGGCGACGGACGCCTTCGCCAGCGAGCACATCGGCGCCGCCGAACGGGCGGGCACCGACTTCACCGTCGCCGTCCAGGCGATGTGGGAAGGGGGAGCGGCGGCAGGGCAGTTGACCGGCCACGACCTGTGGCGGGCCGGAGCGCTGGCCTCGGTGGAGGCGGCGGTGCGGATCGCGGAGGGCAGGGGGCCGACGAAGACGGGGGTCCTCGCGCCCGGTGAGGCCTTCGCCGCGGAGGAGTTCCTGAGGGAGCTGGAGCGGCAGGGCGCGTTCACGCTCACGCTGCGGCGCGGAGAAGACGGAGGGGGTGAACGGCGGTGA
- a CDS encoding TetR/AcrR family transcriptional regulator, translating into MIPPARPTARRTQAERSDATTAQLITAAQRLFGRDGYATTSIVAVAADAGVTKGAAYHHFEGKAALFHAVFVREQEEIAAELERAAAEEPDAWSALRRGCRRFLEHCLDPGFRRIVLLDAPAVLGWETVREIEYAHTLRVLTGGMRAAAAAGHIGEGDLDVRCQMMFGALCEAGMLLARSPDPASALTSVTAEAERLLSALAGRPLDRSPGPLP; encoded by the coding sequence GTGATCCCGCCCGCGCGCCCAACTGCCCGCCGTACACAGGCGGAACGCTCCGACGCGACCACCGCGCAGCTGATCACCGCGGCGCAGCGGCTCTTCGGCAGGGACGGGTACGCGACGACCTCGATCGTCGCCGTGGCGGCCGACGCCGGGGTCACCAAGGGTGCGGCCTACCACCACTTCGAGGGCAAGGCCGCCCTCTTCCACGCGGTGTTCGTCCGTGAACAGGAGGAGATCGCGGCGGAGTTGGAGCGCGCGGCGGCCGAGGAACCCGATGCCTGGTCCGCGCTGCGGCGCGGCTGCCGCCGCTTCCTGGAGCACTGCCTCGACCCCGGATTCCGGCGGATCGTGCTGCTCGACGCGCCCGCGGTCCTGGGCTGGGAGACCGTCCGCGAGATCGAATACGCCCATACGCTGCGGGTGTTGACCGGCGGCATGCGTGCGGCTGCGGCCGCAGGACACATCGGCGAGGGGGATCTGGACGTGCGCTGCCAGATGATGTTCGGCGCGCTGTGCGAGGCGGGCATGCTCCTGGCCCGCTCGCCCGACCCCGCCTCCGCCCTCACCTCGGTGACGGCGGAGGCCGAACGGCTCCTGTCGGCGCTGGCCGGGCGCCCCCTGGACCGTTCCCCTGGGCCACTCCCCTAG